In Acidobacteriota bacterium, one DNA window encodes the following:
- a CDS encoding DUF4412 domain-containing protein produces the protein MKKSVLAILAGAVLAAAPAFAQFEGELSMKMTMREGSGTGRAYVSAAGTRSELDIQTAQAPFRMTTLMKASNPDVMYMINDEQKAYAEVDLKKIKEQAAKYRDKSKETWSVKKLGKETINGYSCDHAFVTKAEDAKTEQELWTSKDVSGLSYESMRGLMRRGNESDDGMMKALRDAGIDGFVVKRIMREKGNPAPVATMELTKVERKSLKSALFEIPSGYTKKEGMMGAASVMAPPGAGGDEMRKAMEGLSPEQQKQIQEMMKRQQPAK, from the coding sequence ATGAAGAAGTCCGTGCTTGCGATTCTGGCCGGCGCCGTCCTTGCGGCCGCGCCCGCTTTCGCCCAGTTCGAGGGCGAGCTGTCGATGAAGATGACGATGCGGGAAGGCAGCGGGACGGGGCGGGCCTACGTCTCGGCCGCCGGGACCCGCTCGGAGCTGGACATCCAGACGGCCCAGGCGCCGTTCAGGATGACGACGCTCATGAAGGCGTCGAATCCCGACGTCATGTACATGATCAACGACGAGCAGAAGGCCTACGCCGAGGTCGACCTCAAGAAGATCAAGGAACAGGCCGCGAAGTACCGCGACAAGTCGAAGGAAACCTGGTCCGTCAAGAAGCTCGGGAAAGAGACGATCAACGGGTACTCCTGCGACCACGCCTTCGTCACGAAGGCCGAGGACGCGAAGACCGAGCAGGAGCTCTGGACCTCGAAGGACGTCTCGGGTCTGAGCTACGAGTCCATGCGCGGCCTCATGCGCCGCGGCAACGAGAGCGACGACGGGATGATGAAGGCCCTGCGCGACGCGGGCATCGACGGGTTCGTCGTGAAGAGGATCATGCGCGAGAAGGGCAACCCGGCGCCGGTCGCCACGATGGAGCTCACGAAAGTCGAGAGGAAGTCGCTCAAGAGCGCGCTGTTCGAGATCCCGTCCGGCTACACGAAGAAGGAAGGGATGATGGGCGCCGCGAGCGTCATGGCGCCCCCCGGCGCCGGCGGCGACGAGATGCGCAAGGCGATGGAGGGCCTCTCGCCCGAGCAGCAGAAGCAGATCCAGGAGATGATGAAGAGGCAGCAGCCGGCCAAGTAG